A single window of Halobacillus naozhouensis DNA harbors:
- the tcuA gene encoding FAD-dependent tricarballylate dehydrogenase TcuA → MQNVSNYDLIVVGAGNAALCAAISARETGASVLILERGPEHKRGGNSYFTDGAIRFAYNDLSDIRRLMPDLTDEEADKIVMPEYSTQDYYDDIMRVTGEKSTPALANHLVNHSYQTISWMSENGVEFELNYANQSFEKEGQYHFWGGLPVKTKNIGMGLMKTLFARASELGIDIWYKSRAVQLNMQNNQISSVVVEQNDGTIEVPATSVIIACGSFEANKQMRSEHIGEEWEAAIVRGTEYNTGDGLTMALNIGAQKYGEWSGCHSIGTDYNAPKVGDFTKPGDIFKKHSYPLSIMLNKAGERFVDEGADFRNYTYAKYGREILKQPDHIAYQIYDQQVRPMLRKEYNLDEATYYQADTLEELVEKLDVNQDQFLRTIADYNSAVEDGYYNPTVKDGKSTTGIIPAKTNWALPIEQGPFYAFPVTCGITFSFGGIHVNTEGEVLNEENKPISGLFAAGEMVGGIFYGNYPGGSGLMSGAVFGKTAGASAARYVQNKTTNTTS, encoded by the coding sequence ATGCAAAATGTTTCCAATTACGATTTAATTGTTGTCGGAGCTGGAAATGCTGCCTTATGTGCAGCAATTTCAGCCCGAGAAACAGGAGCTAGCGTCCTTATTCTCGAACGAGGGCCTGAACACAAACGGGGCGGCAACTCGTATTTTACAGACGGGGCCATCCGTTTTGCTTACAACGATCTTAGTGATATTAGAAGACTAATGCCTGATTTGACAGACGAAGAAGCTGACAAGATAGTGATGCCAGAGTATAGTACGCAAGATTATTATGATGACATCATGCGCGTCACCGGCGAGAAAAGTACTCCGGCTCTAGCCAATCACTTAGTTAATCATTCCTATCAAACGATCTCCTGGATGAGTGAGAATGGCGTTGAGTTTGAACTCAATTACGCCAATCAGTCTTTTGAAAAAGAAGGACAATACCACTTCTGGGGCGGACTCCCTGTCAAAACGAAGAATATTGGCATGGGGCTGATGAAGACTTTGTTCGCACGGGCCTCAGAGCTTGGAATTGATATTTGGTACAAATCACGTGCCGTTCAACTTAACATGCAGAACAATCAAATCTCTTCTGTTGTAGTTGAACAGAACGATGGAACGATTGAAGTCCCTGCGACAAGCGTTATCATTGCGTGCGGCAGCTTTGAAGCTAATAAACAAATGCGTTCTGAGCATATTGGCGAAGAATGGGAAGCAGCGATTGTGCGCGGTACGGAGTACAATACAGGTGACGGATTGACGATGGCCCTTAATATAGGCGCTCAGAAATATGGCGAATGGTCTGGCTGCCACTCCATCGGCACTGACTATAACGCTCCAAAGGTTGGCGATTTTACGAAACCTGGTGATATTTTCAAAAAGCACTCCTATCCATTAAGTATCATGCTGAATAAAGCAGGCGAACGATTCGTCGATGAAGGCGCCGATTTCAGAAATTATACGTACGCAAAATATGGACGGGAAATTCTAAAACAGCCTGACCACATCGCCTACCAAATCTATGATCAACAAGTTCGACCAATGCTGCGTAAAGAATACAATTTAGATGAAGCGACCTATTATCAAGCTGACACCCTTGAAGAATTAGTTGAGAAACTGGATGTGAACCAAGATCAGTTTTTAAGAACAATTGCTGACTATAATAGCGCTGTAGAAGATGGCTACTACAATCCCACCGTTAAAGATGGCAAATCAACAACCGGGATCATACCAGCTAAAACCAATTGGGCGCTGCCAATTGAGCAAGGTCCTTTCTACGCCTTCCCTGTCACCTGTGGCATTACTTTCTCTTTTGGCGGCATTCACGTTAATACAGAGGGCGAAGTTTTGAATGAAGAAAACAAACCCATTTCCGGCCTGTTTGCTGCCGGGGAGATGGTAGGCGGGATTTTCTACGGGAACTATCCCGGGGGGTCCGGATTAATGTCAGGAGCTGTTTTTGGCAAAACAGCCGGCGCTTCCGCAGCGCGTTATGTACAAAATAAAACAACGAATACCACTTCATAA
- a CDS encoding SLC13 family permease: MHKKTCLLILSILLYFLFFLPFYHLDIKLQAVAALTIIQILWIGRVFPLAYSSLLFILLLSFHFFTYSETLSYFSSEIVWLLFATFIISHAFIETGLASRVSFQLLKISRGSGRALVFISFILMLVLAILIPSNVGKANLVTSVLDRLLKSLKEFSEVKNLGAALFIGISYLAAISGAFVATGASSTIYTFGLFSDLSTDLNYMTWMLYFAPPILVYVVLLWGLFLYYFPPENIDKQHLLQLLDNRLAELGHISIAEKKVIAIMSLTLVLWATQNLHGFSIPLIGLLGAVLTILPGIGVWKWEQAKTSINWDMMLFFASTLMVSGMLVKTGTIKWIADFLIDSMSSQSAILVVLTLILCTALIRIIFVNILGFLTIMIPLSIQIGENLAGFSPLVVAMAVFLTGIPGFFLITQSPVHLISYSYGYFTDRDLLKIGLPSAVLWLTLIGGSVFLFWNYLL; the protein is encoded by the coding sequence ATGCATAAAAAAACATGTTTATTAATTCTTTCAATCTTGTTATACTTCCTATTTTTTCTGCCGTTTTACCACCTGGACATCAAATTACAGGCTGTTGCTGCGCTGACAATTATTCAAATTCTTTGGATCGGCCGAGTGTTTCCATTAGCTTATAGCTCCCTATTATTTATTCTGTTGCTTTCTTTTCACTTTTTCACCTATTCGGAAACCCTTTCCTACTTTAGTTCTGAGATTGTCTGGCTGCTATTTGCCACATTCATCATTTCGCATGCTTTTATCGAAACAGGTCTGGCAAGCCGCGTCTCCTTTCAATTGCTGAAAATATCCCGAGGCTCCGGCCGTGCCCTGGTGTTTATATCCTTTATTCTAATGCTTGTGCTGGCGATTCTGATTCCATCAAATGTCGGCAAAGCGAATCTCGTCACCTCTGTTCTTGATCGCCTATTAAAAAGTTTAAAAGAATTTAGCGAGGTGAAAAATTTAGGTGCAGCTTTATTTATAGGCATCAGCTATTTAGCTGCCATCTCTGGGGCTTTTGTTGCCACAGGTGCAAGCTCTACAATCTATACGTTCGGACTCTTCTCAGACCTCTCTACTGATCTGAATTACATGACATGGATGTTGTATTTCGCTCCACCGATTCTAGTATATGTCGTCTTATTATGGGGTCTGTTTTTATATTACTTTCCACCAGAAAACATCGATAAGCAGCACTTGCTGCAGCTGCTCGACAACCGCTTAGCAGAGTTAGGACACATAAGTATTGCCGAGAAAAAAGTAATAGCCATAATGAGTCTAACGCTCGTCTTATGGGCGACACAAAACTTACACGGTTTTTCTATCCCTCTAATCGGGTTATTAGGAGCGGTCTTAACTATTCTCCCCGGTATAGGGGTATGGAAATGGGAACAAGCCAAAACCTCCATCAATTGGGACATGATGCTTTTTTTCGCCAGCACTCTCATGGTCTCAGGGATGCTCGTAAAAACTGGTACAATCAAATGGATCGCGGACTTCCTCATTGATTCCATGTCCTCACAATCAGCTATTCTTGTTGTATTAACGTTGATTCTATGTACCGCCTTGATCCGGATTATCTTTGTAAATATCCTGGGTTTCCTAACGATCATGATTCCGCTCTCCATTCAAATCGGTGAAAACCTGGCAGGATTCTCACCACTCGTTGTAGCGATGGCCGTATTTTTAACCGGTATTCCAGGTTTTTTCCTAATCACTCAGTCACCTGTGCACTTAATCAGCTATTCCTACGGGTATTTTACGGATCGGGATTTACTCAAGATTGGGCTGCCCTCCGCGGTATTGTGGCTGACACTCATTGGAGGTTCTGTATTCCTGTTCTGGAACTATTTATTATAA
- a CDS encoding sensor histidine kinase, with protein MEKLLRVSLQVKILGLVIFLLLLVLSLVTFMVAYMESNEDVENAENLAIQTAITLSYMPVIQQSFLSDRPTDKMDHLADQIKEEVEASAIKIVNRDGDIYGYAGPDKPESVPIKDHYRALVYGSNYVLQTTNGEDQLLKGISPIVIDYGDYKKVEGAVAVEFKMQSIHNEITSDIKKIIMASGTVFLLGIAGSIFLARSIRKDTLGLEPFEIAALYRERNAVLQSVKEGMIAFDHNGTITMINLSARELLELPDQMEGHNIHNVITSPQLLDLVHSEKGIVNKELQYKEKTVIVNSRPIFAENKRTGTVVSFRDKTEIRKMIDAISEVRQYSEDLRAQAHEFTSKLYVILGMIQLGKYNEAIQLIQEETHTQEQVTEMFFKKIRDEKVQAILLGKFAKASEKKITFIIEEGSSLDPLPVHIQLSPLIVILGNLINNAFEAVSDQKDKHASFFVTDLGNDIVFEIADQGSGLKNGMEQRIFQKGFSSKGHNRGYGLANVKEEVDMLGGSIEINSRELEGTIFTIILPKEWR; from the coding sequence ATGGAAAAACTTCTAAGAGTTTCCCTTCAAGTTAAAATACTAGGATTGGTTATTTTTCTCCTGCTGCTAGTCTTGAGCCTGGTTACCTTTATGGTAGCCTATATGGAATCAAATGAAGATGTCGAGAATGCAGAGAACCTAGCCATCCAAACGGCGATAACGCTCTCTTATATGCCGGTTATCCAGCAGTCCTTCCTGTCTGACAGGCCAACAGATAAAATGGATCACCTGGCTGACCAAATTAAAGAAGAAGTAGAAGCATCAGCTATTAAGATTGTGAATCGGGACGGTGACATCTACGGGTATGCCGGGCCAGATAAACCGGAATCTGTCCCCATTAAAGATCACTACCGGGCATTAGTGTATGGAAGTAATTATGTCTTGCAGACTACGAATGGCGAGGATCAACTGCTCAAAGGGATTTCCCCTATAGTCATCGACTACGGGGATTATAAAAAAGTAGAAGGTGCAGTGGCCGTAGAATTTAAAATGCAATCGATACATAATGAAATTACCTCTGACATTAAAAAGATCATTATGGCTTCAGGCACCGTTTTTCTCCTTGGAATTGCCGGCAGCATTTTCCTGGCTCGAAGTATTCGCAAAGATACTCTTGGGCTTGAACCCTTTGAAATAGCTGCCCTTTATCGAGAGAGGAATGCAGTATTGCAATCCGTGAAAGAAGGAATGATTGCCTTTGATCATAATGGGACAATTACAATGATTAACTTGTCTGCACGTGAACTTCTGGAGCTTCCGGACCAGATGGAGGGTCACAATATCCATAATGTGATCACTTCACCTCAATTGCTTGATCTGGTTCATTCTGAGAAAGGGATCGTCAATAAAGAACTTCAATATAAAGAAAAAACAGTCATCGTCAACAGCAGACCTATTTTTGCAGAAAATAAAAGAACAGGAACAGTAGTCAGTTTCAGAGATAAAACTGAAATTAGAAAAATGATTGACGCGATCTCTGAAGTCAGGCAGTATTCTGAAGACCTGAGGGCCCAGGCCCACGAGTTCACCAGCAAACTCTATGTGATCTTAGGAATGATTCAACTCGGAAAATATAATGAAGCGATTCAGTTGATTCAGGAAGAGACTCATACGCAAGAACAGGTCACCGAAATGTTTTTCAAAAAGATTCGTGACGAGAAAGTACAGGCAATCTTGCTAGGGAAATTTGCTAAAGCTTCGGAGAAAAAAATTACCTTCATTATTGAAGAAGGCAGTTCTTTAGATCCATTGCCAGTGCACATTCAGTTATCTCCACTAATTGTGATTCTGGGCAACCTCATTAACAATGCCTTTGAAGCCGTCTCTGATCAAAAAGATAAGCATGCTTCTTTCTTTGTAACCGACTTAGGAAACGATATTGTGTTTGAGATTGCCGATCAAGGCAGTGGATTAAAAAATGGAATGGAGCAGCGTATCTTTCAAAAGGGCTTTTCCTCTAAAGGCCATAATCGTGGATATGGTCTTGCCAATGTGAAAGAAGAAGTGGATATGTTAGGAGGATCGATCGAAATAAACAGTCGTGAACTAGAGGGAACCATTTTTACCATAATTCTTCCTAAAGAATGGAGATAA
- a CDS encoding response regulator, with amino-acid sequence MFHVVIAEDDFRVAQIHEEFLAKEKNMQLTGKASTAKETLQLLEDHSIDLLLLDVYMPDELGTELLHQIREQHPRVDIIMITAATDKEFLEKSINYGVQDYLIKPVTIEQFQESLARYQKKKKMLQSTDEVNKDILEQVFGSGSPPKKQERPSLPTGIDFRTLEKIKTILTQENEGITSEKAGEKIGASRTTARRYLEYLVGINEASVEQVYGIVGRPERRYYSNE; translated from the coding sequence ATGTTTCATGTAGTTATTGCAGAAGATGACTTTCGAGTGGCGCAAATTCATGAGGAGTTTTTAGCTAAAGAGAAAAATATGCAGTTAACAGGCAAAGCCAGCACTGCAAAAGAAACATTGCAATTATTAGAAGACCATTCGATTGACCTGCTCCTATTGGATGTCTATATGCCTGATGAGCTTGGGACCGAACTGTTGCACCAAATCAGAGAGCAGCATCCTAGAGTTGATATTATTATGATCACAGCTGCAACAGACAAGGAATTTTTAGAAAAATCGATCAATTACGGAGTTCAAGATTACTTAATCAAGCCGGTTACGATCGAACAATTCCAAGAATCCCTGGCTCGATATCAAAAGAAAAAGAAGATGCTCCAATCAACGGATGAGGTCAATAAAGATATTCTCGAGCAAGTATTCGGTTCAGGTTCACCGCCGAAGAAACAGGAAAGACCCTCCCTCCCAACTGGGATTGACTTTAGAACACTGGAGAAAATAAAAACCATTCTGACACAGGAAAATGAGGGGATCACTTCAGAAAAAGCTGGAGAAAAAATCGGTGCATCGAGAACAACTGCTCGAAGATATCTTGAATATTTAGTAGGGATTAACGAAGCGTCGGTGGAACAAGTTTATGGAATCGTTGGTCGTCCTGAACGTCGCTACTATAGTAATGAATAG
- a CDS encoding tripartite tricarboxylate transporter substrate binding protein: MRKFGMIPLLLLLLLMAACSGNASSSQEYPTKNLEIVAPASPGGGWDLTARSLEKVLSGQGLVEENINVINKPGGGGEVGWKYLKNQDAHSLAVNSSLVLTNNLLGQSELTYKDFTPIATLATEWQSLAVPKDSKFKSAKDFMKALKEDPSSIKIGVGPGLGNDDHLSIVQAASEYGIDPSKLNFLVYEGGGDVVTALLGGHVDAVTTSLSEVKDQHIANKLEILAVSSEKPIKGIEDVPTWKEQGVDLVFPHWRGLMGPPDMTEEQIAFWDKKLSKMVKTDEWKKVLKNNDWEGFYKNSEETKAFLQEQHDLYKQLIEDSGLVD, encoded by the coding sequence ATGCGAAAGTTTGGAATGATTCCTCTTTTATTACTTCTTCTCTTAATGGCAGCCTGTTCAGGTAATGCTTCAAGCAGTCAGGAATACCCTACAAAAAATCTTGAGATCGTGGCACCCGCTTCACCTGGCGGCGGATGGGACTTAACTGCTCGTTCCCTTGAAAAGGTTTTATCTGGACAAGGATTAGTAGAAGAAAACATTAACGTCATTAATAAACCTGGCGGCGGTGGAGAAGTAGGCTGGAAATACTTAAAGAACCAGGATGCTCACTCCCTAGCTGTTAACTCAAGCCTGGTGTTAACAAATAATCTGTTGGGTCAGAGTGAACTTACTTACAAAGATTTTACTCCAATCGCTACCCTAGCAACAGAATGGCAATCCCTTGCTGTTCCTAAAGACTCGAAATTTAAGTCAGCCAAAGATTTTATGAAAGCGCTAAAAGAAGATCCTAGTTCCATCAAAATTGGCGTAGGACCAGGGCTTGGAAATGATGATCACCTATCAATCGTTCAAGCAGCCAGTGAATATGGCATAGACCCATCAAAGTTGAACTTTCTTGTTTATGAAGGTGGTGGAGATGTCGTAACAGCCTTGCTTGGTGGTCATGTTGACGCAGTCACTACTTCCCTATCTGAAGTGAAAGATCAGCACATCGCTAACAAACTTGAGATTTTAGCCGTTTCCTCTGAGAAACCTATTAAAGGAATTGAAGATGTGCCGACTTGGAAAGAACAAGGAGTCGACCTGGTCTTCCCTCACTGGAGAGGCTTAATGGGACCACCAGACATGACAGAAGAACAGATCGCTTTCTGGGATAAGAAATTAAGCAAAATGGTTAAAACAGATGAATGGAAGAAAGTCTTAAAGAACAATGATTGGGAAGGTTTCTACAAGAACAGTGAAGAAACCAAAGCCTTTTTACAAGAGCAGCACGACTTATACAAACAACTCATCGAAGACTCTGGATTAGTTGACTGA
- a CDS encoding tripartite tricarboxylate transporter permease produces MSSFMEGLSMALEPINIMWIIIGGFLGTVVGMLPGLGPATAVAVLIPVTFGMNPVSAIILMAAIYYGAMYGGSRSSILLNTPGDGSAIAATFDGYPMARKGQAGQALAISAVASFIGGMIAVVGFIFLAKPLANFALEFGPAEYFLLMLLTLSAIVALSIGKMVKGFLAMMIGLTLSTVGIDTQTGVYRFTMGFPHLSEGIDFLIVIIGVYAIGEVLYNFLNIDQQKKEKKKVGKVWFSKEQWKRSKWPILRSGPLGFVIGVLPGAGGSIASMIGYTTEKQLSKKSEEFGDGAVEGLAAPESANNAASVGAMIPLLTMGIPGSGTTAVMLGALIMLGLRPGPLLFEQQPETAWALINSMFIGNIALVIINILLVGLLVKILDTPAKVLYPVIVLLAFIGTYTLSYSTIDFFLLLVFGLFGLMMKVLDFPIAPLVLALIVGADMEQNFRMAVLSSNGSLGIFFSSGVSIGLIVLTLLSLLYPLIIKLVKKRSKNNVLDDEIHKTS; encoded by the coding sequence ATGAGCAGTTTTATGGAAGGACTTTCGATGGCCTTAGAACCCATCAATATCATGTGGATCATCATCGGGGGTTTCTTAGGAACCGTTGTTGGAATGCTTCCCGGTCTAGGCCCAGCGACTGCTGTCGCCGTATTAATCCCCGTTACGTTTGGTATGAACCCAGTCAGTGCAATTATCCTAATGGCAGCTATCTATTATGGAGCGATGTATGGCGGCTCACGAAGCTCCATTCTCCTTAATACGCCTGGTGATGGTTCAGCGATTGCCGCAACATTTGATGGCTATCCCATGGCGAGAAAGGGTCAAGCTGGTCAAGCCCTGGCGATATCTGCTGTTGCTTCCTTTATCGGCGGAATGATAGCTGTTGTCGGGTTTATTTTTCTCGCTAAACCGTTAGCCAATTTTGCCTTAGAGTTCGGACCGGCAGAGTATTTCTTATTAATGCTCCTGACCCTCTCAGCGATTGTCGCTCTGTCTATTGGAAAAATGGTCAAGGGGTTCCTTGCGATGATGATTGGACTTACCTTAAGTACAGTTGGAATCGATACCCAAACCGGTGTTTATCGCTTTACCATGGGTTTTCCCCATTTAAGTGAAGGAATAGATTTTCTTATTGTTATCATCGGTGTCTATGCCATAGGTGAAGTACTCTATAACTTTCTAAATATTGATCAACAAAAAAAGGAAAAGAAAAAAGTCGGCAAGGTTTGGTTTTCCAAAGAACAATGGAAACGTTCGAAATGGCCGATTTTGCGGAGCGGACCATTAGGATTCGTGATCGGTGTTCTTCCAGGGGCCGGTGGTTCGATTGCCTCGATGATTGGATACACCACTGAAAAACAACTCTCGAAAAAGTCCGAGGAATTTGGAGATGGTGCCGTTGAAGGGCTGGCCGCACCAGAATCCGCCAACAACGCTGCCTCAGTAGGCGCAATGATACCACTCCTCACTATGGGAATTCCGGGATCGGGTACCACGGCCGTCATGCTCGGCGCTTTGATTATGCTGGGCTTAAGACCAGGACCGCTTTTATTTGAACAGCAGCCTGAGACAGCCTGGGCCTTAATCAACAGTATGTTTATCGGTAATATCGCTTTAGTCATTATTAATATCCTTCTCGTGGGATTACTTGTCAAAATTCTTGATACCCCGGCTAAAGTGCTTTACCCGGTGATCGTCCTATTAGCTTTTATCGGGACGTACACCTTAAGCTATTCAACGATCGACTTTTTCTTACTACTTGTGTTCGGGCTGTTCGGCTTAATGATGAAAGTGCTGGACTTCCCGATTGCACCACTTGTTCTTGCCTTAATCGTCGGAGCCGATATGGAGCAGAATTTCCGTATGGCTGTTTTATCTTCAAACGGCAGCCTTGGCATTTTCTTCTCATCTGGAGTAAGTATTGGTTTAATCGTCCTAACCTTATTGTCCCTGCTTTACCCGCTTATCATCAAGCTGGTTAAAAAAAGAAGTAAGAATAACGTTCTAGACGACGAGATTCATAAAACATCTTAA
- a CDS encoding tripartite tricarboxylate transporter TctB family protein, translating into MKTIKVGVPVFFILFSIVFLIASLNLPKANLGNPNAPIYFPAGLSVIMLIFSVIYFFQELKNLHKENEYIKQILSGRTPKLIGFTLLFGAIYALLFDRIGFLFSTIIYLGALLFYINGLKKWLVNIMVTIIFSFASWYAFSVLLGVSLP; encoded by the coding sequence GTGAAAACTATAAAAGTGGGCGTCCCTGTCTTCTTCATTCTATTCAGCATCGTTTTCCTGATCGCGTCACTAAATTTGCCAAAGGCGAACTTGGGTAACCCAAATGCACCGATATATTTCCCAGCAGGATTAAGCGTTATCATGCTGATCTTTAGTGTGATTTACTTTTTTCAGGAACTAAAGAACCTTCATAAAGAAAATGAGTACATCAAACAGATCCTTTCCGGAAGAACACCAAAATTGATTGGATTTACTCTTCTGTTCGGTGCGATTTATGCCTTGCTCTTCGACCGCATCGGCTTCCTATTTTCAACCATTATTTACTTAGGTGCCCTTCTTTTTTATATTAATGGTCTCAAAAAATGGCTGGTAAATATCATGGTTACCATTATTTTTTCATTTGCTTCGTGGTATGCATTCAGCGTCCTACTCGGAGTCAGTTTACCTTAG